From Rhodamnia argentea isolate NSW1041297 chromosome 10, ASM2092103v1, whole genome shotgun sequence, a single genomic window includes:
- the LOC115742667 gene encoding NO-associated protein 1, chloroplastic/mitochondrial, which translates to MAPKILSTFISPLPLPLPHHLTNLHSRVLTVHKSPPRLIFCKSTPPHRPLISPPELAESESESEGAGAASPTRGDKFLYRQRSVEAAKLVMKEIQPKGPKKKREKLPKVSSAVASCYGCGAPLQTSELDAPGYIDPDTYQLKKKHHQLRTVLCRRCRLLSHGHMITAVGGNGGYSGGKQFVTAEELRDKLSHLRHEKTLIIKLVDIVDFNGSFLSRVRDLVGANPIILVVTKVDLLPKGSDLNCIGDWVVEATTKKKINVLSVHLTSSKSLIGIAGVVSEIQKEKKGRDVYILGSANVGKSAFISALLRLMAEKDPIAAAATRYKPVESAVPGTTLGPIQIEAFPGGGKLYDTPGVHLHHRQAAVVYAEDLPALAPQNRLRGQTFPVTSGAEPSCLNGFSVFWGGLVRIDILKVLPETNLTFYGPRGLQIHVVPTAKADRFYQENLGVLLTPPTGKDRACNWKGLETERQLLIKFKDIDRPACDVAISGLGWICVEPVKRSLGKSELAYKETPKELHFSVHVPRPVEIFVRPPMPVGKAGAEWYQYQELTEKEEEVRPNWNF; encoded by the exons ATGGCGCCCAAAATCCTCTCCACTTTcatctctcctcttcctctccctctccctcaccatCTTACCAACCTCCATTCCCGAGTCCTCACCGTTCACAAGTCACCACCTCGTCTTATCTTCTGCAAATCCACACCACCGCACAGGCCCCTCATCTCCCCACCCGAACTCGCCGAATCCGAATCCGAATCCGAAGGCGCCGGAGCTGCATCCCCGACCCGCGGAGATAAGTTCCTCTACCGCCAACGGTCCGTCGAGGCCGCGAAGCTCGTGATGAAAGAGATTCAGCCGAAAGgcccgaagaagaagagggagaagctCCCGAAGGTTAGCTCCGCGGTTGCTTCTTGTTACGGCTGCGGAGCTCCGCTTCAGACGTCGGAATTGGATGCTCCAGGTTACATCGATCCTGACACTTACCAATTG AAGAAGAAACACCACCAGCTTAGGACGGTGCTCTGCCGGAGGTGCCGGCTCCTGTCTCATGGCCACATGATAACCGCAGTCGGTGGAAATGGTGGTTATTCTGGTGGAAAGCAGTTTGTTACTGCTGAAGAGCTGAGAGACAAGTTATCTCACTTGCGTCATGAAAAAACACTCATCATCAAATTG GTTGACATTGTTGACTTCAATGGCAGTTTTTTGTCTCGTGTACGTGATCTTGTTGGTGCAAATCCCATCATATTGGTTGTAACAAAG GTGGATCTACTTCCTAAAGGGTCTGATCTTAACTGTATTGGTGATTGGGTTGTTGAAGCTACTACCAAGAAAAAGATCAA CGTTCTTAGCGTCCACCTAACTAGTTCGAAGTCATTGATTGGGATTGCTGGAGTTGTTTCAGAaattcaaaaggagaaaaag GGACGGGACGTTTACATCCTG GGTTCAGCCAATGTGGGCAAATCTGCATTTATCAGTGCTTTACTGA GGCTGATGGCAGAGAAAGACCCTATTGCTGCAGCAGCTACGAGATATAAACCTGTAGAATCTGCTGTCCCTGGAACAACCTTAGGGCCAATTCAAATTGAGGCTTTCCCAGGGGGAGGG AAATTGTATGACACACCAGGAGTGCATCTCCACCATAGGCAAGCGGCAGTTGTTTATGCTGAAGATCTACCTGCTCTTGCTCCTCAAAATCGGCTTAGAGGTCAAACGTTTCCG GTCACTAGTGGTGCTGAACCCAGTTGCTTAAATGGATTTTCAGTATTTTGGGGAGGCCTTGTTAGGATTGACATTTTAAAG GTTCTTCCAGAAACAAATCTAACATTTTATGGACCCAGAGGTTTACAGATTCATGTGGTACCCACTGCCAAAGCAGACAGGTTTTACCAG GAAAATCTCGGAGTACTCTTGACTCCTCCAACTGGTAAAGACAGAGCATGCAACTGGAAAGGCCTCGAAACAGAGCGTCAGTTGCTTATTAAGTTCAAAGATATAGACAG GCCTGCTTGTGATGTGGCTATATCTGGTCTTGGGTGGATATGTGTTGAACCAGTGAAAAGGTCACTTGGAAAATCTGAGTTAGCTTACAAGGAAACACCCAAAGAACTGCATTTTTCAGTCCACGTTCCTCGACCTGTTGAAATATTTGTTAGACCTCCTATGCCAGTGGGCAAGGCTGGAGCAGAGTGGTATCAATACCAAGAACTGAcggagaaggaagaggaagtgAGACCTAACTGGAACTTTTGA
- the LOC115742651 gene encoding conserved oligomeric Golgi complex subunit 7 isoform X1 encodes MMLDLGPFSDEKFDPKRWINSACQARHPQDSLEKHLVDLEMKLQMTSEEIAASLEEQSAAALLRVPRATRDIVRVRDDAVSLRHSVSGILQKLKKAEGSSAESIAALAKVDTVKQRMEAAYETLQDAAGLTQLSSTVEDVFASGDLPRAADTLANMRHCLSAVGEVAEFANVRKQLEVLEDRLDNMVQPRLTDALSNRKVEVAQDLRGILIRIGRFKSLELQYTKVHMKPIKKLWEDFDSKQRANKMANDKNETERFSSSTNVQQSVRTVSLSSWLPSFYDELLLYLEQEWKWCMLAFPDDYKSLVPKLLIETMAAVGASFVSRINFATGDVVPETKAFSKGLLDILSGDMPKAIKIQPKHLEALIELHNITGIFARNIQHLFSESDLRVLMDTMKAVYLPYELFKQKYGQLERAILSNQISGVDLRGAVARGVGAQGVELSETVRRMEESIPQVIVVLEAAVERCISFTGGSEADELILALDDIMLQYISSLQETLKSLRAVCGVDFAGEGGLKKEMGLDKKEATQSARKVETTSNEEEWSIVQGALQILTVADCLTSRSSVFEAYLRATLARLGTSLSVAVFGSILDQNQSHLVNDEGNGERSFVSRAAFDVAAIRLIDAPEKARKLFNLLDQLKDPRFHALPRASQRVAAFADTVNELVYDVLISKVRQRLHDVSRLPVWSSVEEQSAFHLPTFSSYPQPYVTSIGEYLLTLPQQLEPLAEGISSGDTSNDEAQFFATEWMFKVAEGATALFMEQLRGIQYMTDRGAQQLSVDIEYLSNVLSALSMPVPAVLATFLTCFSTPRDQLKDLLKSDSANQLDLPTANLVCKMRRVSLD; translated from the exons ATGATGCTCGATCTCGGTCCCTTCTCGGACGAGAAGTTCGATCCCAAGAGATGGATCAACTCGGCGTGCCAAGCTCGGCACCCTCAGGACTCGCTGGAGAAGCACCTGGTGGATCTGGAGATGAAGCTCCAGATGACGTCGGAGGAGATCGCGGCGTCGCTTGAGGAGCAGAGCGCCGCCGCCCTCCTCCGCGTGCCCCGCGCCACACGCGACATCGTCCGCGTCCGCGACGATGCCGTATCGCTCCGCCACTCCGTCTCCGGGATTCTCCAGAAGCTCAAGAAG GCAGAGGGATCTTCAGCTGAATCCATTGCTGCGCTTGCTAAAGTTGACACCGTCAAGCAGAGAATGGAAGCTGCATACGAAACATTGCAG GATGCTGCTGGTTTAACTCAGTTGAGTTCTACAGTCGAGGATGTGTTCGCCAGTGGTGATCTACCTCGAGCTGCAGACACTTTGGCTAACATGAGACATTGCTTGTCTGCTGTCGGTGAG GTAGCTGAATTTGCTAATGTTAGGAAACAACTTGAGGTTTTAGAAGATAGGCTGGACAATATGGTGCAGCCTCGTCTGACAGATGCGCTGTCAAACCGCAAG GTTGAGGTTGCTCAAGATTTGCGAGGCATCCTCATTCGCATTGGGAGATTTAAGTCCTTAGAGCTTCAATATACAAAAGTTCATATGAAACCCATAAAGAAGCTTTGGGAAGACTTTGACTCCAAACAAAGGGCCAATAAGATGGCAAATGATAAGAATGAGACAGAAAGGTTTTCCAGCAGTACCAACGTCCAGCAAAGTGTTCGAACAGTTTCACTCTCCAGCTGGTTGCCGAGCTTTTATGATGAATTGCTTCTTTATCTTGAGCAAGAATGGAAGTG GTGTATGCTTGCTTTCCCTGATGATTACAAGAGTCTCGTTCCGAAGCTGCTAATTGAAACAATGGCAGCTGTGGGGGCAAGCTTCGTTTCTCGAATCAATTTTGCAACTGGAGATGTTGTTCCCGAGACAAAAGCTTTCTCAAAGG GTTTGTTAGATATTTTGTCTGGAGACATGCCAAAGGCTATAAAGATTCAACCAAAGCATCTCGAGGCCCTGATTGAGTTACACAATATAACGGGGATTTTTGCAAGGAATATTCAGCACCTGTTTTCGGAGTCGGATCTTCGTGTACTGATGGATACAATGAAGGCAGTTTACCTTCCTTACGAATTGTTTAAACAAAA ATATGGACAGCTAGAACGTGCTATACTTTCCAATCAGATCTCTGGGGTGGATTTAAGAGGAGCTGTTGCTCGTGGTGTGGGAGCCCAGGGAGTTGAACTCAGCGAGACAGTTAGGAGGATGGAGGAGTCCATTCCCCAAGTTATTGTAGTTCTTGAAGCAGCTGTAGAAAGGTGCATCAGCTTTACTGGTGGTTCCGAGGCAGATGAACTAATTCTTGCGCTTGATGACATCATGTTACAATACATTTCTTCTTTGCAAGAGACACTGAAATCATTGAGAGCTGTATGCGGTGTGGATTTTGCTGGTGAGGGTGGcttaaagaaagaaatggggTTGGACAAAAAAGAAGCAACTCAAAGTGCAAGAAAGGTCGAAACAACCTCTAATGAGGAGGAGTGGTCCATTGTCCAGGGAGCTTTGCAGATCCTCACTGTAGCAGATTGTTTGACGAGCAGATCTTCTGTATTTGAAGCTTACTTGAGAGCTACTTTGGCTAGGCTGGGCACTAGCTTGTCTGTTGCGGTATTTGGTTCAATTTTGGACCAAAACCAGTCACATTTGGTTAATGATGAGGGGAATGGGGAACGATCTTTTGTCAGTAGGGCTGCCTTTGATGTTGCAGCCATACGACTCATTGATGCTCCTGAAAAAGCACGGAAACTTTTCAACCTTTTAGATCAG TTGAAAGATCCTCGGTTCCATGCACTTCCACGTGCATCTCAGAGAGTTGCGGCATTCGCTGACACAGTTAATGAACTTGTCTATGACGTTCTTATATCTAAAGTGAGACAACGGCTCCATGATGTGTCTCGGCTGCCAGTATGGTCCTCAGTTGAAGAACAAAGTGCTTTTCACCTACCAACATTCAGTTCATATCCACAGCCCTATGTGACAAGTATTGGTGAATATCTTCTTACTTTACCCCAGCAGTTGGAGCCACTTGCAGAGGGTATCTCCAGTGGTGATACCAGCAATGATGAAGCGCAGTTCTTTGCAACTGAGTGGATGTTCAAG GTTGCTGAAGGCGCCACAGCCCTTTTCATGGAGCAGTTACGAGGAATACAGTATATGACAGATCGTGGAGCACAACAGCTGTCAGTTGACATCGAGTACTTAAGTAACGTGCTTTCTGCCTTATCGATGCCAGTACCTGCTGTGCTCGCTACTTTCCTGACGTGTTTTTCAACCCCAAGAGATCAGTTGAAAGACCTCTTGAAATCGGATTCAGCAAACCAGCTAGACCTTCCGACAGCAAATCTTGTATGCAAAATGCGTCGTGTGAGTTTGGActag
- the LOC115742651 gene encoding conserved oligomeric Golgi complex subunit 7 isoform X2: protein MEAAYETLQDAAGLTQLSSTVEDVFASGDLPRAADTLANMRHCLSAVGEVAEFANVRKQLEVLEDRLDNMVQPRLTDALSNRKVEVAQDLRGILIRIGRFKSLELQYTKVHMKPIKKLWEDFDSKQRANKMANDKNETERFSSSTNVQQSVRTVSLSSWLPSFYDELLLYLEQEWKWCMLAFPDDYKSLVPKLLIETMAAVGASFVSRINFATGDVVPETKAFSKGLLDILSGDMPKAIKIQPKHLEALIELHNITGIFARNIQHLFSESDLRVLMDTMKAVYLPYELFKQKYGQLERAILSNQISGVDLRGAVARGVGAQGVELSETVRRMEESIPQVIVVLEAAVERCISFTGGSEADELILALDDIMLQYISSLQETLKSLRAVCGVDFAGEGGLKKEMGLDKKEATQSARKVETTSNEEEWSIVQGALQILTVADCLTSRSSVFEAYLRATLARLGTSLSVAVFGSILDQNQSHLVNDEGNGERSFVSRAAFDVAAIRLIDAPEKARKLFNLLDQLKDPRFHALPRASQRVAAFADTVNELVYDVLISKVRQRLHDVSRLPVWSSVEEQSAFHLPTFSSYPQPYVTSIGEYLLTLPQQLEPLAEGISSGDTSNDEAQFFATEWMFKVAEGATALFMEQLRGIQYMTDRGAQQLSVDIEYLSNVLSALSMPVPAVLATFLTCFSTPRDQLKDLLKSDSANQLDLPTANLVCKMRRVSLD, encoded by the exons ATGGAAGCTGCATACGAAACATTGCAG GATGCTGCTGGTTTAACTCAGTTGAGTTCTACAGTCGAGGATGTGTTCGCCAGTGGTGATCTACCTCGAGCTGCAGACACTTTGGCTAACATGAGACATTGCTTGTCTGCTGTCGGTGAG GTAGCTGAATTTGCTAATGTTAGGAAACAACTTGAGGTTTTAGAAGATAGGCTGGACAATATGGTGCAGCCTCGTCTGACAGATGCGCTGTCAAACCGCAAG GTTGAGGTTGCTCAAGATTTGCGAGGCATCCTCATTCGCATTGGGAGATTTAAGTCCTTAGAGCTTCAATATACAAAAGTTCATATGAAACCCATAAAGAAGCTTTGGGAAGACTTTGACTCCAAACAAAGGGCCAATAAGATGGCAAATGATAAGAATGAGACAGAAAGGTTTTCCAGCAGTACCAACGTCCAGCAAAGTGTTCGAACAGTTTCACTCTCCAGCTGGTTGCCGAGCTTTTATGATGAATTGCTTCTTTATCTTGAGCAAGAATGGAAGTG GTGTATGCTTGCTTTCCCTGATGATTACAAGAGTCTCGTTCCGAAGCTGCTAATTGAAACAATGGCAGCTGTGGGGGCAAGCTTCGTTTCTCGAATCAATTTTGCAACTGGAGATGTTGTTCCCGAGACAAAAGCTTTCTCAAAGG GTTTGTTAGATATTTTGTCTGGAGACATGCCAAAGGCTATAAAGATTCAACCAAAGCATCTCGAGGCCCTGATTGAGTTACACAATATAACGGGGATTTTTGCAAGGAATATTCAGCACCTGTTTTCGGAGTCGGATCTTCGTGTACTGATGGATACAATGAAGGCAGTTTACCTTCCTTACGAATTGTTTAAACAAAA ATATGGACAGCTAGAACGTGCTATACTTTCCAATCAGATCTCTGGGGTGGATTTAAGAGGAGCTGTTGCTCGTGGTGTGGGAGCCCAGGGAGTTGAACTCAGCGAGACAGTTAGGAGGATGGAGGAGTCCATTCCCCAAGTTATTGTAGTTCTTGAAGCAGCTGTAGAAAGGTGCATCAGCTTTACTGGTGGTTCCGAGGCAGATGAACTAATTCTTGCGCTTGATGACATCATGTTACAATACATTTCTTCTTTGCAAGAGACACTGAAATCATTGAGAGCTGTATGCGGTGTGGATTTTGCTGGTGAGGGTGGcttaaagaaagaaatggggTTGGACAAAAAAGAAGCAACTCAAAGTGCAAGAAAGGTCGAAACAACCTCTAATGAGGAGGAGTGGTCCATTGTCCAGGGAGCTTTGCAGATCCTCACTGTAGCAGATTGTTTGACGAGCAGATCTTCTGTATTTGAAGCTTACTTGAGAGCTACTTTGGCTAGGCTGGGCACTAGCTTGTCTGTTGCGGTATTTGGTTCAATTTTGGACCAAAACCAGTCACATTTGGTTAATGATGAGGGGAATGGGGAACGATCTTTTGTCAGTAGGGCTGCCTTTGATGTTGCAGCCATACGACTCATTGATGCTCCTGAAAAAGCACGGAAACTTTTCAACCTTTTAGATCAG TTGAAAGATCCTCGGTTCCATGCACTTCCACGTGCATCTCAGAGAGTTGCGGCATTCGCTGACACAGTTAATGAACTTGTCTATGACGTTCTTATATCTAAAGTGAGACAACGGCTCCATGATGTGTCTCGGCTGCCAGTATGGTCCTCAGTTGAAGAACAAAGTGCTTTTCACCTACCAACATTCAGTTCATATCCACAGCCCTATGTGACAAGTATTGGTGAATATCTTCTTACTTTACCCCAGCAGTTGGAGCCACTTGCAGAGGGTATCTCCAGTGGTGATACCAGCAATGATGAAGCGCAGTTCTTTGCAACTGAGTGGATGTTCAAG GTTGCTGAAGGCGCCACAGCCCTTTTCATGGAGCAGTTACGAGGAATACAGTATATGACAGATCGTGGAGCACAACAGCTGTCAGTTGACATCGAGTACTTAAGTAACGTGCTTTCTGCCTTATCGATGCCAGTACCTGCTGTGCTCGCTACTTTCCTGACGTGTTTTTCAACCCCAAGAGATCAGTTGAAAGACCTCTTGAAATCGGATTCAGCAAACCAGCTAGACCTTCCGACAGCAAATCTTGTATGCAAAATGCGTCGTGTGAGTTTGGActag